A window of Candidatus Zixiibacteriota bacterium contains these coding sequences:
- a CDS encoding DoxX family protein — MNTQRLVPVAYLMLRLAAGLMFFQAGAMKIFGWFGGMPGANGATASLTTQVGIGGLLEVVGGILIMLGLFTRISGFILSGEMAVAYWQFHAPNGAWPVLNGGVSAALYCFVFLFMAAYGGGEFSIDTLIRRRRQTAAAGAKE, encoded by the coding sequence ATGAACACGCAACGGTTAGTTCCGGTTGCCTACCTGATGCTGCGGCTGGCGGCGGGTTTGATGTTCTTCCAGGCGGGCGCGATGAAGATTTTCGGCTGGTTCGGCGGGATGCCGGGAGCGAACGGCGCAACGGCGAGTCTGACGACGCAGGTCGGTATCGGCGGGCTGCTGGAGGTTGTCGGCGGGATTCTGATCATGCTGGGGCTGTTTACCAGGATCAGCGGATTCATCCTGTCGGGTGAGATGGCGGTGGCGTATTGGCAGTTTCACGCGCCGAACGGCGCCTGGCCGGTTCTCAACGGCGGGGTCTCGGCCGCGCTGTACTGCTTTGTCTTCTTGTTCATGGCGGCGTACGGCGGCGGCGAGTTCAGTATCGACACGTTGATCCGGCGCCGACGACAAACGGCCGCAGCGGGCGCCAAAGAGTAG
- a CDS encoding SRPBCC family protein → MEAGWTQSLQKLEALAAAVVSDPAREIVTERLVDAPRELVWRAWTVSAHLANWWGPQGFRNTIHEHDLRPGGNWRFTMHGPDGRDWENHSVYVEVAKPERIVFDHLSQHRFRVIATFAAEADKTRVRFCMRFQDAGACERSREFVPAKNEENFDRLEEELARMR, encoded by the coding sequence ATGGAGGCGGGTTGGACGCAGAGCCTGCAGAAATTGGAGGCGCTGGCAGCGGCGGTAGTGAGCGATCCGGCGCGGGAGATTGTCACTGAGCGTCTGGTCGACGCGCCGCGCGAACTGGTGTGGCGAGCGTGGACCGTGTCGGCGCATCTGGCGAACTGGTGGGGACCGCAGGGATTTCGGAACACGATTCACGAGCACGACCTGCGACCGGGCGGCAACTGGCGCTTCACCATGCACGGTCCGGACGGTCGCGACTGGGAGAATCATAGCGTTTATGTCGAGGTCGCGAAGCCGGAGCGGATCGTTTTCGACCACTTGTCGCAACATCGATTTCGAGTGATCGCGACGTTCGCTGCCGAGGCGGACAAGACGCGGGTGCGATTTTGTATGCGTTTTCAAGATGCCGGTGCCTGCGAGCGGTCGCGGGAGTTTGTCCCCGCGAAGAACGAGGAGAACTTTGACCGGCTGGAAGAAGAACTGGCGCGGATGCGCTGA
- a CDS encoding DUF1428 domain-containing protein, whose protein sequence is MKGYVDVFLLVVPKKNFAAYKRLARRFAKVAGDLGALECREFVAEDVKTPHLQPFPKIMKVKANEVLVHSVIEYRSRKHRDQVNKALMADPRMKKMMKEKPLFDMKRMAYGGFETFSAI, encoded by the coding sequence ATGAAGGGCTATGTAGATGTATTCCTGCTGGTCGTGCCGAAGAAGAACTTTGCGGCGTACAAGCGGTTAGCGCGGAGGTTCGCGAAAGTCGCGGGCGATTTGGGCGCACTCGAGTGCCGCGAATTTGTCGCCGAGGATGTCAAGACGCCGCACTTACAGCCATTTCCGAAGATCATGAAGGTGAAGGCGAATGAGGTGCTGGTGCACTCGGTGATCGAATACCGTTCGCGCAAGCATCGCGACCAGGTTAACAAGGCGCTGATGGCCGATCCGCGAATGAAGAAGATGATGAAGGAGAAGCCGCTGTTCGACATGAAGCGGATGGCTTACGGCGGTTTCGAGACCTTTTCGGCAATCTAA
- a CDS encoding SRPBCC family protein, giving the protein MSEKQTALSTLDREVTSMRIFNAPRELVWQAWVEPQHVAQWWGPIGFTNTIHEMEVRPGGVWRLTMHGPDGVDYPNYIVFREVVRPERLVYTHVAQSVDDPHKFEVTVLFEALGKRTLLTLQAVFTSKAIRNEVAEKYGAVEGMHQTLERLAVLLESIATS; this is encoded by the coding sequence ATGAGCGAAAAGCAGACAGCGCTCTCGACCCTCGATCGGGAGGTGACCTCGATGCGCATTTTCAATGCGCCGCGCGAGCTGGTGTGGCAGGCATGGGTCGAACCCCAGCACGTGGCGCAGTGGTGGGGGCCGATCGGATTCACGAACACGATTCATGAGATGGAGGTGCGCCCGGGCGGTGTGTGGCGGTTGACGATGCATGGTCCCGACGGCGTGGACTATCCGAACTACATCGTTTTCCGCGAGGTGGTCCGGCCGGAGCGGCTGGTGTACACGCATGTCGCCCAATCGGTCGACGATCCGCACAAGTTCGAAGTGACAGTGTTGTTCGAGGCACTCGGCAAGCGGACGTTGCTGACGCTGCAGGCGGTCTTTACCTCCAAGGCAATCCGCAACGAAGTCGCCGAGAAGTACGGGGCGGTGGAAGGCATGCACCAGACGCTGGAGCGGCTGGCGGTGCTACTTGAGTCAATAGCAACATCTTGA